Proteins encoded together in one Triticum dicoccoides isolate Atlit2015 ecotype Zavitan chromosome 7B, WEW_v2.0, whole genome shotgun sequence window:
- the LOC119338023 gene encoding uncharacterized protein LOC119338023 — translation MRGWLGCSPDRQACVEAREAVWRSACCVSSSAAAWRDALWWCRVHCGCQCREGEEGDASGCGWMRVTPFFPRRTVIFTYARDCGLITNKQRDFSVKTPPTYDINPILFIIRADILPLNLLLSGEGQVCSRFVFKTNL, via the exons ATGCGGGGCTGGCTCGGTTGCTCGCCAGATCGGCAGGCCTGTGTGGAGGCGCGGGAGGCGGTCTGGCGCAGCGCCTGCTGTGTGTCGTCCTCGGCAGCTGCCTGGCGGGATGCGTTGTGGTGGTGCCGTGTGCACTGCGGCTGCCAATG cagggagggagaggagggcgaTGCGAGCGGGTGCGGGTGGATGCGGGTGACTCCTTTTTTTCCCCGACGAACCGTTATTTTCACTTATGCACGTGACTGCGGGTTAATTACCAACAAAcaaagggacttttctgtaaaaacgCCGCCGACGTACGACATaaacccaattctctttattattag AGCAGATATATTGCCTTTGAATTTACTTCTATCTGGAGAGGGACAGGTCTGTAGTAGATTTGTTTTCAAAACAAATCTCTAA
- the LOC119338432 gene encoding uncharacterized protein LOC119338432, translating into MALRSALRKMPALGRSLGMAPRTGLVHALSLSLSPPACSRLMSHVPQPQEEELFYSDEARAKRREEFNRTEASFEQSMKDIQKDLDFLKELHSREWPDPEENFRKELRKFEKKCDIALLVLVPTTAVLFMSIPYYL; encoded by the exons ATGGCGCTTCGCTCTGCCCTCAGGAAGATGCCTGCCCTCGGTAGGTCGCTCGGGATGGCCCCCCGTACGGGCCTCGTGCACGCGCTCTCGCTCTCGCTCTCGCCGCCGGCGTGTTCTCGCCTGATGTCCCATGTCCCACAGCCACAG GAAGAAGAGCTGTTTTATTCTGATGAAGCGCGCGCCAAACGGCGCGAGGAATTCAATCGCACTGAAGCAAGTTTTGAGCAGAGCATGAAGGATATACAGAAAGATTTGGATTTTTTGAAAGAACTTCACAG TCGTGAATGGCCTGATCCTGAAGAAAATTTCCGCAAGGAGCTTCGCAAATTTGAGAAGAAATGTGATATTGCTCTTCTTGTACTCGTGCCTACAACTGCTGTGCTCTTTATGAGTATACCATATTACCTTTAG